ATGCCTCCCCGGGTTAAAGATACCCACATGCAGCTTAGGGGGGTGAAAGGGGAGACCCCTATGCAGCTTGAGGGGGTGTCACAGAGGGACCCATGCCcccaggacaagggggtccctaTGTAGAGTGGTGGACCTATGGTCCCCAAAACCAGGGGGACCCCTGTTCAGTCTGGGGGGCTGCAAGGGAGAACTCACaccccccccccgtcccccccaaGATAAAGGGAACCACATAAAGCTTGGGGGGGTGCAAAGGAGGCCCCATGACCCCCACAATAAGGGGAACCCCCACGCACACTGGGGGGTCAATTTGGGGCCGATGCCTCTCCCAGGACTAGGGGACCCCAACACAGACTGGGGGAGCTGAAGGGAGAACCTATCACCCCATCCCCTCCAGGATAAAGGGACCCCCATGCAGCCTGGGTGATGATGGGGGGATAATCATGCACCCCCTGGGTAAGGGGGACCCCCCATGCAGAGCCTCCAGAATAAAGGGAACTCCCACACACACTGTGGGGCCCCAGGGGGGGCCATATGCACCTTGGATGGGGTGCAAGGGGGGGTGTCCCGTCTCCTCCAGAATAAGAGGGCTCCCATACAGACTGGGGGGGGCATGCGTGCTCCCCAAAGAAGGGGGGGGGATCCCCGTGGTGGGGGGAATGCAAAGGGGGGGAAACCCCTGAGCCCCCCAGGATAAGGGGGATCCCCATGGAGCTTTGGGGGGTCGCAGAGCCCCCAGGATAAGGAGCACCCCAATGCAAAGAGTGGAGCCCCATAACCCCACCCTGGACGTGGAGGGGTGCTGTTTGGAAAAGGGTTCTCCTCTCCAGCCGCATCCAGGCCCGTATCCCTTTAAATCCCCATTTAAGCCCCGCCCCCGGGAAGGGGCGGGGCGAGGcctccggggcgggggggcgggcggggggggaggggcacaGCGATCGGCACGCGCGGCCATGGCGGTCCTGGGCTACTGGGACATCCGCGGcgtgagtgggctggggggggcctCGACCCCGCCCGGGGGGGCCCTTCTCCTGGGGGTGCAGCGAGGGACGCCCCTTACCCCCCCCCAGATCTGCATGGGGGTCCCCCTGCAATTGGgggggtgctgcgggggtcCCCTCAGTCTCgtgggggggctgcgggggtcTCCCTGCAcgtgggggtggggtgggggcgcCCCCATTGCTCTTGGGGGCTCCCGGTGTGTTGGGGGGACCCCTATgactgcgggggggggggggatgggtgTACTAGGGGGGTGCGCGGCTCGCCCTcctccgtgcctcagtttccctatGGCAGGGTTGGGGGGGGATTTTGGGGGGGTCTCACTgatccctgcccccccccagctcGCCCACGCCATCCGCCTGCTCCTGGAGTACACCGAGACCCCCTACGAGGACAAGCTCTACAGCTGCGGGGAAGGTGagggggggcccggggggggtCCCACACCACCCTCAAGCTCTGTGGCTATTggagggggggacacacacagcCTCacccaacaccccccccccccctctttCCAGCTCCGGACTACGACAAGAGCCAATGGATCAACGAGAAGGAGAAGCTGGGGCTGGATTTCCCCAATGTAGGTGGTCTCGAGCCGGGGCGTGGTTATGGGGTGGGTGCCCCggtggccccgccccccggtGACCCCACGCCTTGAtgtcccccccagctcccttaCTTCATTGACGGCCCCACCAAGCTGACGCAGAGCAACGCCATCATGCGCTACATCGCCCGCAAGCACAAGATGTGTGAGTGCTGGCTGGGGCTCGGGgatgggctggggctggagttATCTGGGGTTGGGGCTATTTGGAGTTGGGGTTGGTTGGGGTTGAAGTTGGGTTGGGCTTGGAGTTATTTAAGCTTAGTCTTGGAGTTAGGTTGGGTTTGGGCTTGGGGCTGGAGTTGGACTAGGGTTGGGCTTGGAAttatttgggtttggggttATTTGGGCTTGGAGTTATTTGGGGTGGGAGTTGGGTTGGGGTTGGGCTTGGAGTTGGACTAGAGTTGGGCTTGGAGTTATTTGGCATACGAGTTGGGTTGGGGTTGGGCTTGGAGTTGGACTAGAGTTGGGCTTGGAGTTATTTGGGGTGGGAGTTGGGTTGGGGTTGGGCTTGGAGTTGGACTAGAGTTGGGCTTGGAGTTATTTGGCATACGAGTTGGGTTGGGGTTGGGCTTGGAGTTGGACTAGAGTTGGGCTTGGAGTTATTTGGGGTGGGAGTTGGGTTGGGGTTGGGCTTGGAGTTGGACTAGAGTTGGGCTTGGAGTTATTTGGCATACGAGTTGGGTTGGGGTTGGGCTTGGAGTTGGACTAGAGTTGGGCTTGGAGTTATTTGGGGTGGGAGTTGGGTTGGGGTTGGGCTTGGAGTTGGACTAGAGTTGGGCTTGGAGTTATTTGGGGTGGGAGTTGGGTTGGGGTTGGGCTTGGAGTTGGACTAGAGTTGGGCTTGGAGTTATTTGGCATACGAgttgggttggggttggggttgggCTTGGAGTTATTTGGGGTTGGAGTTGGGTTGGGGttaggctgggctggggggctgccgCGGTCCCTGACGTCTCCCTGTCCTGCAGGTGGTGAGACGGAGGAGGAGATCCTCCGCGTGGACATGCTGGAGAACCAGATCATGGATTTCCGCATGAGCCTGGTGATGGTCTGCTACAACCCCGACTTCGTGAGTGTCGCTGTGCTGCGGGCTTGGGTGACCTTACCCATGCCAGGGGCCTCCCTGGCCATGCCTTGGGTTGCATCAGCATCGGGGACCCCACGTGGGGAAGGTGCTgtcccctggggtgggggaagcagggtgcccagcctcacccctccaccccttcctcctgcaggaGAAGCTCAAGCCGGGCTACCTGGAGCAGCTCCCGGGGAAGCTGAAGCTCTTCTCCAACTTCTTGGGGGACAGAAAA
The sequence above is a segment of the Phalacrocorax aristotelis chromosome 21, bGulAri2.1, whole genome shotgun sequence genome. Coding sequences within it:
- the LOC142067033 gene encoding glutathione S-transferase Mu 1-like; the encoded protein is MAVLGYWDIRGLAHAIRLLLEYTETPYEDKLYSCGEAPDYDKSQWINEKEKLGLDFPNLPYFIDGPTKLTQSNAIMRYIARKHKMCGETEEEILRVDMLENQIMDFRMSLVMVCYNPDFEKLKPGYLEQLPGKLKLFSNFLGDRKWFAGEKLTFVDFLMFDVLEQNRIFEPKCLEPFKNLKDFMDRFGALEKVAAYMKSSRFLKMPINNKMAKWGNKKE